From a single Bradyrhizobium sediminis genomic region:
- a CDS encoding threonine synthase: MKDNDNLTAERPTFVTHLECAMEGDHYPADQIHNLSRAGKPLLVRYDLASVKKALTKDALAQRPADLWRYREMLPVRKAADVVSLGEVTTPLIRLPKLAKKIGGGEIIVKDEGRLPTGSFKARGLVMAVSMGKALGIKHMAMPTNGNAGAALAAYATSCGIKTTIFCPADTPEVNVSEIELQGATVYRVNGLIDDCGKIVGEGKAKAGWFDTSTLKEPYRIEGKKTMGLELAEQLGWDVPDVIFYPTGGGTGLIGMWKAFAELEAIGFIGSKRPRMIAVQAAGCAPMVRAFEAGTEHAPRWEDAHTIASGIRVPQAIGDFLILRAVRESKGFAIAVDDEKISAALNEVAREEGLLLCPEGAATYAAYKQSLADGRVTKNDRVMLFNCATGLKYPLPPVTRTLDRHQPIDYAKL, from the coding sequence GTGAAAGACAATGACAATCTGACCGCCGAACGCCCGACCTTCGTGACCCATCTCGAATGTGCGATGGAGGGCGATCATTATCCCGCCGACCAGATTCACAACCTTTCCAGGGCCGGCAAGCCGCTGCTGGTGCGCTACGATCTCGCCAGCGTGAAGAAGGCGTTGACCAAGGACGCGCTGGCGCAGCGGCCGGCCGATCTCTGGCGCTACCGCGAGATGCTGCCGGTGCGCAAGGCGGCCGACGTCGTCAGCCTCGGCGAGGTGACGACGCCGCTGATCCGGCTGCCGAAACTGGCGAAGAAGATCGGCGGCGGCGAGATCATCGTCAAGGACGAGGGCCGGCTGCCGACCGGCTCGTTCAAGGCACGCGGGCTTGTCATGGCGGTGTCGATGGGCAAGGCGCTCGGCATCAAGCACATGGCGATGCCGACCAACGGCAATGCCGGCGCGGCGCTGGCGGCCTATGCGACCTCCTGCGGCATCAAGACCACGATCTTCTGCCCGGCCGATACGCCGGAAGTGAACGTCAGCGAGATCGAGCTGCAGGGCGCCACCGTCTATCGCGTCAATGGATTGATCGACGATTGCGGCAAGATCGTCGGCGAGGGCAAGGCCAAGGCCGGCTGGTTCGACACCTCCACCCTGAAGGAGCCCTACCGGATCGAGGGCAAGAAGACGATGGGCCTCGAACTCGCCGAACAGCTCGGCTGGGACGTGCCGGACGTGATCTTCTATCCGACCGGCGGCGGCACCGGCCTGATCGGCATGTGGAAGGCGTTCGCCGAACTCGAAGCGATCGGCTTCATCGGCTCGAAGCGGCCGCGCATGATCGCGGTGCAGGCGGCAGGCTGCGCGCCGATGGTGCGCGCCTTCGAGGCCGGCACCGAGCACGCGCCGCGCTGGGAGGATGCCCACACCATTGCATCGGGGATCCGCGTGCCGCAGGCGATCGGGGATTTTCTTATCCTGCGCGCGGTGCGCGAGAGCAAGGGATTTGCGATCGCGGTCGATGACGAGAAGATTTCTGCCGCGCTCAACGAAGTCGCGCGTGAGGAAGGCCTGTTGCTGTGTCCGGAGGGTGCTGCAACCTATGCCGCCTACAAACAAAGCCTGGCCGATGGTCGCGTGACGAAAAATGACCGGGTGATGCTGTTCAATTGCGCGACAGGGCTTAAATATCCGCTGCCGCCGGTCACGCGTACGCTCGATCGCCACCAGCCGATCGACTACGCTAAGCTGTAA
- the lpdA gene encoding dihydrolipoyl dehydrogenase, with translation MADTSFDIIIIGSGPGGYVTAIRAAQLGFKTAIVEKSYLGGICLNWGCIPTKALLRSAEIYHYMQHAKDYGLSAEKISYDPKAVVQRSRGVSKRLNDGVGFLMKKNKVTVIWGAASIDAPGKVTVKKSAVEAPKGALGEGAYQAKHIIVATGARPRVLPGLEPDKKLIWTYFEAMVPERMPKSLLVVGSGAIGIEFASFFHTMGADVTVVEVLPQILPVEDAEIAGLARKRFEKQGIKILSGTKVTKLEKKSDSVVATIDDGKGKPQTVEFERVISAVGVVGNIENLGLEKLGVKTDRGCVVIDGYGKTNVPGIYAIGDVAGPPMLAHKAEHEGVVCVEAIKGLHPHAMDKNLIPGCTYCHPQIASVGLTEAKAKEGGREIRVGRFPFVGNGKAIALGEDQGLVKVIFDKKTGQLLGAHMIGAEVTELIQGYVVAMNLETTEEELMHTVFPHPTLSEMMKEAVLDAYGRVLNV, from the coding sequence ATGGCCGACACCTCCTTCGACATCATCATCATCGGCTCCGGCCCCGGCGGCTACGTCACCGCGATCCGCGCAGCCCAGCTCGGCTTCAAGACCGCGATCGTGGAGAAATCCTATCTCGGCGGCATCTGCCTGAACTGGGGCTGCATCCCAACCAAGGCGTTGTTGCGCTCGGCGGAAATCTATCACTACATGCAGCATGCCAAGGACTACGGGCTGTCGGCGGAGAAGATCTCTTACGACCCGAAGGCGGTGGTGCAGCGCTCGCGCGGGGTCTCGAAGCGTCTGAACGACGGCGTCGGCTTCCTGATGAAGAAGAACAAGGTGACGGTGATCTGGGGCGCGGCCTCGATCGACGCCCCCGGCAAGGTCACCGTGAAGAAATCCGCAGTCGAGGCGCCGAAGGGCGCTTTGGGCGAGGGTGCCTACCAGGCCAAGCACATCATCGTTGCCACCGGCGCGCGGCCGCGGGTGCTGCCGGGGCTCGAGCCCGACAAGAAACTGATCTGGACCTATTTCGAGGCGATGGTGCCGGAGAGAATGCCGAAGTCGCTACTGGTGGTCGGCTCCGGCGCGATCGGCATCGAGTTCGCGTCGTTCTTCCACACCATGGGCGCCGACGTCACCGTGGTCGAGGTGCTGCCGCAGATCCTACCCGTCGAGGACGCCGAGATCGCCGGCCTCGCGCGCAAGCGCTTCGAGAAACAAGGCATCAAGATCCTCAGCGGCACCAAAGTCACGAAACTCGAGAAGAAGAGCGACAGCGTGGTCGCCACCATCGACGACGGCAAGGGCAAGCCGCAGACGGTCGAGTTCGAGCGGGTGATTTCGGCGGTCGGCGTGGTCGGCAACATCGAAAATCTCGGGCTCGAAAAGCTCGGGGTCAAGACCGACCGCGGCTGCGTCGTGATCGACGGCTACGGCAAGACCAACGTGCCGGGCATCTACGCCATCGGCGACGTCGCTGGCCCGCCGATGCTGGCGCACAAGGCCGAGCACGAGGGCGTGGTCTGCGTCGAGGCCATCAAGGGCCTGCATCCGCATGCCATGGACAAGAACCTGATTCCCGGCTGCACCTATTGCCATCCGCAGATTGCCTCGGTCGGCCTCACCGAGGCCAAGGCGAAAGAGGGCGGCCGCGAAATCCGGGTCGGGCGCTTTCCCTTCGTCGGCAACGGCAAGGCGATCGCGCTCGGCGAGGACCAGGGGCTGGTCAAGGTGATCTTCGACAAGAAGACCGGCCAGTTGCTCGGCGCGCATATGATCGGCGCTGAAGTCACCGAATTGATCCAGGGCTACGTGGTGGCCATGAACCTCGAGACCACGGAAGAAGAGTTGATGCACACCGTATTCCCGCATCCGACGCTGTCGGAGATGATGAAGGAAGCGGTGCTGGATGCCTATGGCCGGGTGCTGAACGTCTAG
- a CDS encoding pyruvate dehydrogenase complex dihydrolipoamide acetyltransferase, whose product MPINILMPALSPTMEKGNLAKWLKKEGDRVKSGDVIAEIETDKATMEVEAVDEGTIAKILVPEGTQDVAVNDVIAVLAGDGEDVKSAGAGAAAAPKAAPAAKPAAHPAASSFETPAARAPQDEARTASPAPRPEEGANAPVSKGVQQSNGHARTFSSPLARRLAKDAGIELARISGTGPRGRIVARDVEDAKSGKGLKAPAAAPGVAPSIAPSMSDKQILALFEPGSYEVVPHDGMRRTIAQRLTASVQTVPHFYLTMDCDIGKLLAAREEINAAAPKDKEKKPLYKLSVNDFVIKAMAIALQRIPDCNVSWTDSGMLKHKHSDIGVAVAMPGGLITPIIRKAETKSLSTISGEMKDFAARARARKLKPEEYQGGTTAVSNLGMYGIKDFTAVINPPHATILAVGTSEERAVVRGGKIEAAHIMSVTLSCDHRAVDGALGAELIGAFKMLIENPVMMMV is encoded by the coding sequence ATGCCAATCAATATTCTGATGCCTGCGCTGTCGCCCACGATGGAGAAGGGCAACCTTGCCAAGTGGCTCAAGAAGGAGGGCGACAGGGTCAAGTCCGGCGACGTCATCGCCGAGATCGAGACCGACAAGGCGACCATGGAAGTCGAGGCGGTCGACGAGGGTACCATTGCGAAAATCCTGGTGCCCGAGGGCACGCAGGATGTGGCGGTCAACGACGTCATCGCGGTGCTGGCCGGTGACGGCGAGGACGTGAAGTCGGCGGGGGCAGGGGCCGCCGCCGCGCCGAAGGCGGCACCCGCCGCGAAGCCGGCGGCACATCCAGCCGCCTCATCCTTCGAGACGCCCGCGGCGCGGGCTCCTCAGGATGAGGCTCGAACCGCGAGTCCCGCTCCTCGCCCTGAGGAGGGCGCGAATGCGCCCGTCTCGAAGGGCGTGCAGCAGAGCAACGGCCATGCCCGCACGTTTTCGTCGCCGCTGGCGCGCCGGTTGGCAAAAGATGCCGGCATTGAACTCGCGCGCATCAGCGGAACGGGACCGCGTGGCCGCATCGTTGCGCGCGACGTCGAAGATGCAAAGTCCGGCAAGGGACTGAAGGCGCCTGCTGCCGCGCCCGGTGTTGCGCCGTCCATCGCTCCGTCGATGTCCGACAAGCAGATCCTGGCGTTGTTCGAACCGGGCAGCTACGAAGTGGTCCCGCACGACGGCATGCGGCGCACGATTGCGCAGCGGCTGACGGCGTCGGTGCAGACCGTTCCGCACTTCTACCTGACCATGGACTGCGACATCGGCAAACTGCTCGCCGCCCGCGAGGAGATCAACGCCGCCGCGCCCAAGGACAAGGAGAAGAAGCCGCTCTACAAGCTCTCGGTCAACGATTTCGTCATCAAGGCGATGGCGATCGCGCTGCAGCGGATCCCCGACTGCAATGTGAGCTGGACCGACAGCGGCATGCTCAAGCACAAGCATTCCGACATCGGCGTTGCGGTCGCAATGCCCGGCGGCCTGATCACCCCGATCATTCGCAAGGCCGAGACCAAATCGCTGTCGACGATCTCGGGCGAGATGAAGGATTTTGCCGCGCGCGCGAGGGCGCGCAAACTCAAGCCGGAGGAATATCAGGGCGGCACCACGGCGGTGTCGAACCTCGGCATGTACGGCATCAAGGATTTCACCGCGGTGATCAACCCGCCGCATGCGACGATCCTGGCGGTCGGCACCAGTGAGGAGCGCGCGGTGGTGCGGGGCGGCAAGATCGAGGCCGCGCACATCATGAGCGTGACCCTGTCCTGCGATCACCGCGCGGTCGACGGCGCGCTCGGCGCCGAGCTGATCGGCGCCTTCAAGATGCTGATCGAAAATCCCGTCATGATGATGGTGTGA
- a CDS encoding DUF5076 domain-containing protein, producing MAGPREQPLPPDVMGRDDATEVLRAFVVDGGLSIAFQRAFEEPDMWGLLLVDIARHAARAYARESEYTEEDALARIVDMFESEIARPTDLGSTTPRSQQGH from the coding sequence ATGGCCGGGCCCAGGGAGCAGCCATTGCCTCCGGACGTCATGGGCCGCGATGACGCCACGGAGGTGTTGCGCGCCTTCGTCGTCGACGGCGGATTGTCCATCGCGTTCCAGCGCGCGTTCGAGGAGCCGGATATGTGGGGCCTGCTTCTCGTCGATATCGCGCGCCATGCCGCGCGCGCCTATGCGCGCGAGAGCGAATACACCGAGGAGGATGCGCTGGCGCGCATCGTCGACATGTTCGAATCCGAAATCGCGCGGCCGACCGACCTGGGCAGCACCACGCCGCGGTCGCAACAGGGTCACTGA
- a CDS encoding pyruvate dehydrogenase complex E1 component subunit beta, producing MPIQVLMPALSPTMEKGNLSKWLKKEGEAIKSGDVIAEIETDKATMEVEATDEGTLGKILIPEGTEDVAVNTPIATILADGETAADLGKAPAPKAAPVAQEVVESRPPAGEGKPVMSAPAVSVAPAAVAEPDPEVPAGTEMVTMTIREALRDAMAEEMRRDPDVFVMGEEVAEYQGAYKVTQGLLQEFGARRVIDTPITEHGFAGIGVGAAMAGLKPVVEFMTFNFAMQAMDQIINSAAKTLYMSGGQMGCGIVFRGPNGAAARVAAQHSQDYSAWYSQIPGLKVIAPYSAADYKGLLKAAIRDPNPVIFLENEMLYGHTGEVPKLDDYVIPIGKARVVRTGGHVTLVSWSNGMSYALKAAEELAKEGIEAEVIDLRTLRPMDTETIVASVKKTGRAVTVEEGWQQNGVGAEIAARIMEHAFDYLDAPVARVSGKDVPMPYAANLEKLALPSAAEVVAAAKAVCYR from the coding sequence ATGCCAATTCAAGTGCTGATGCCTGCGCTGTCGCCGACCATGGAGAAGGGCAACCTTTCGAAATGGCTGAAGAAGGAAGGCGAGGCGATCAAGTCGGGCGATGTCATCGCCGAGATCGAAACCGACAAGGCGACGATGGAAGTCGAGGCCACCGATGAGGGTACCCTCGGCAAGATACTGATCCCGGAAGGCACCGAAGACGTCGCCGTCAATACGCCGATCGCGACCATTCTGGCCGACGGCGAGACAGCAGCCGACCTCGGCAAGGCGCCGGCGCCGAAGGCCGCTCCCGTCGCGCAGGAAGTGGTCGAGTCGCGCCCGCCGGCCGGCGAAGGCAAGCCGGTGATGTCGGCCCCCGCCGTCTCCGTTGCTCCCGCGGCTGTTGCCGAACCCGACCCCGAAGTGCCGGCCGGTACCGAGATGGTGACCATGACCATCCGCGAAGCACTGCGCGACGCGATGGCCGAGGAGATGCGGCGCGATCCCGACGTCTTCGTGATGGGCGAGGAAGTCGCCGAGTATCAGGGCGCCTACAAGGTCACGCAGGGACTGCTGCAGGAATTCGGCGCCCGGCGCGTCATCGATACCCCGATCACCGAACACGGCTTCGCCGGCATCGGCGTCGGCGCGGCGATGGCGGGCCTGAAGCCGGTCGTCGAGTTCATGACCTTCAACTTCGCCATGCAGGCGATGGACCAGATCATCAATTCCGCGGCCAAGACGCTATACATGTCGGGCGGCCAGATGGGTTGCGGAATCGTGTTCCGCGGCCCGAACGGCGCCGCCGCCCGCGTCGCCGCCCAGCACAGCCAGGACTACTCGGCCTGGTATTCGCAGATTCCCGGCCTCAAGGTGATCGCGCCGTATTCGGCCGCCGACTACAAGGGCCTCTTGAAAGCCGCGATCCGCGATCCCAACCCGGTGATCTTCCTCGAAAACGAAATGCTGTACGGCCACACCGGCGAGGTGCCGAAGCTGGACGATTACGTGATCCCGATCGGCAAGGCGCGCGTGGTGAGAACGGGCGGACACGTTACCCTCGTGTCGTGGTCGAACGGCATGAGCTACGCGCTGAAGGCGGCCGAGGAACTGGCGAAGGAAGGCATCGAGGCCGAGGTGATCGATCTGCGCACGCTGCGTCCGATGGATACCGAAACCATCGTGGCGTCCGTGAAGAAGACCGGCCGCGCGGTGACGGTGGAGGAGGGCTGGCAGCAGAACGGCGTCGGCGCCGAGATCGCCGCCCGCATCATGGAGCACGCGTTCGACTATCTCGATGCGCCGGTGGCGCGGGTGTCGGGCAAGGACGTGCCGATGCCCTATGCTGCCAATCTCGAAAAGCTGGCGCTGCCCTCCGCGGCCGAAGTGGTCGCGGCCGCCAAAGCCGTTTGTTACAGGTAG
- the pdhA gene encoding pyruvate dehydrogenase (acetyl-transferring) E1 component subunit alpha — translation MAAPKKSVTKETGQEKANGSPPEFTRQQELSALRDMLLIRRFEEKAGQLYGMGAIGGFCHLYIGQEAIVVGMQMALKNGDQVITGYRDHGHMLACGMEAKGVMAELTGRHGGYSKGKGGSMHMFSKEKNFFGGHGIVGAQVSLGTGLAFANRYRGNDNVSLAYFGDGASNQGQVYESFNMAELWKLPVIYIIENNRYAMGTSVTRASAQTDFSKRGISFNIPGKQVDGMDVRAVKAAGDEAVAWCRAGNGPYILEMQTYRYRGHSMSDPAKYRTREEVEKVRQDQDPIEQVRNRLLAAKMSEQDLKAIDAEVREIVNASADFAQHDPEPDASELWTDVYR, via the coding sequence ATGGCCGCACCGAAGAAAAGCGTCACGAAGGAAACGGGACAGGAAAAGGCTAACGGCTCGCCTCCGGAATTCACCAGGCAACAGGAACTCAGCGCACTGCGCGACATGCTGCTGATCCGGCGCTTCGAGGAGAAGGCCGGCCAGCTCTACGGCATGGGCGCGATCGGCGGCTTCTGCCACCTTTACATCGGCCAGGAAGCCATCGTCGTCGGCATGCAGATGGCCCTGAAGAATGGCGATCAGGTCATAACCGGATACCGCGACCACGGGCATATGCTGGCCTGCGGGATGGAAGCCAAGGGCGTGATGGCCGAATTGACCGGACGCCATGGCGGCTATTCCAAGGGCAAGGGCGGCTCCATGCACATGTTCAGCAAGGAGAAGAATTTCTTCGGCGGCCATGGCATCGTCGGCGCGCAAGTGTCGCTCGGCACCGGACTTGCCTTTGCCAACCGCTACCGCGGCAACGATAACGTCAGCCTCGCCTATTTCGGTGACGGTGCCTCGAACCAGGGCCAGGTCTACGAAAGCTTCAATATGGCGGAGCTGTGGAAGCTCCCGGTGATCTACATCATCGAGAACAACCGCTACGCCATGGGCACCTCGGTGACGCGGGCCTCCGCGCAAACCGATTTTTCCAAGCGCGGCATCTCCTTCAACATTCCCGGCAAGCAGGTCGACGGCATGGACGTCCGCGCGGTGAAGGCCGCCGGCGACGAAGCGGTCGCCTGGTGTCGCGCCGGCAACGGGCCCTACATCCTGGAAATGCAGACCTACCGCTACCGCGGCCATTCGATGTCGGATCCCGCGAAATACCGCACCCGCGAGGAGGTCGAAAAGGTCCGCCAGGATCAGGATCCGATCGAGCAGGTCCGCAACCGGCTGCTGGCGGCCAAGATGAGCGAACAGGACTTGAAGGCGATCGACGCCGAGGTGCGCGAGATCGTCAATGCATCCGCCGACTTCGCGCAGCACGACCCCGAGCCTGATGCGTCCGAATTGTGGACCGACGTTTATCGCTGA
- a CDS encoding FtsB family cell division protein, producing MVSRSRLKSLLTGLALYTMAAAMVGYFGVNAYTGKYGLNARQELDQEIIALTSELARLKRERAEGEQRVSLLRSDRVDPDMLDERARYQLDYANPRDLVRTVHPK from the coding sequence ATGGTCTCGCGCTCCCGACTCAAATCCCTGCTGACCGGGCTTGCCCTCTACACGATGGCGGCGGCCATGGTCGGTTATTTCGGCGTCAACGCCTATACCGGCAAATACGGCCTGAATGCGCGGCAGGAACTCGACCAGGAGATCATCGCGTTGACGTCGGAGCTGGCGCGGTTGAAGCGCGAACGCGCCGAGGGCGAGCAGCGGGTATCGCTGCTCAGGTCCGATCGGGTCGACCCCGATATGCTGGACGAGCGCGCGCGCTACCAGCTCGACTACGCCAATCCGCGCGATCTGGTCCGGACCGTCCACCCGAAGTAA
- a CDS encoding NADPH-dependent FMN reductase — MATPFNVVVIAGSLRKESFSLKIANALAKLAPATLKLDVVTLHDISFFNQDLEAAPPADWVAFREKLQKSNGVLFVTPEYNRSIPGVLKNAIDVGSRPYGKSSFLGKPIGIVGNSPGALGGVAAVKHLQNILPGICGPIMGQPEIYLNGVGDAFDDKGNLTKESAQKVLQQYIDAFAVFVEKQNK; from the coding sequence ATGGCCACCCCGTTCAACGTCGTCGTTATTGCCGGCAGCCTCCGCAAAGAGAGTTTTTCACTCAAGATCGCCAACGCACTGGCCAAGCTCGCGCCGGCGACGCTCAAGCTCGACGTCGTCACCCTGCACGACATTTCGTTCTTCAATCAGGATCTGGAAGCCGCCCCCCCGGCCGACTGGGTGGCATTCCGCGAAAAACTGCAGAAGTCGAACGGGGTGCTGTTCGTGACGCCGGAATACAATCGATCGATCCCCGGCGTGTTGAAGAACGCCATCGACGTCGGATCGCGCCCTTATGGCAAGAGTTCGTTCCTCGGCAAACCGATCGGCATCGTCGGCAACTCACCGGGCGCGCTCGGCGGCGTCGCCGCCGTCAAGCATCTGCAAAACATCCTTCCGGGCATTTGCGGCCCGATCATGGGACAGCCGGAAATCTATCTGAACGGCGTCGGCGATGCCTTCGACGACAAGGGCAATCTCACCAAGGAATCGGCGCAGAAGGTGCTGCAGCAATATATCGACGCCTTTGCGGTGTTCGTCGAAAAGCAAAACAAATAG
- a CDS encoding zinc-binding dehydrogenase, whose product MGDGKTGLQLRSLLKKSGELELSLVNIPTPEPADDEVVVRVEAAPINPSDLGLMIGPADMSTAKASGTRDAPVVTARMPDAAMKMMSPRLDESMPVGNEGAGVVIKTGSSDAAKALMGKTVAMIGGAMYTQYRVLKVRDVMELPAGASPADGASWFVNPLTALGITETMRREGHKALVHTAAASNLGQMLNKICIKDGIGLVNIVRSKEQADILHKIGAKYVVDSTAPTFMDDLTGALVETGATIAFDAIGGGKLAGQILTCMEIAANKTAKEYSRYGSNVYKQVYIYGSLDNRPTELSRAFGLTWGVGGWLLTPFLQKIGPAEIGRLRQRVASELKTTFASHYTQVVSLQEALQLSHIAIYNKRSTGEKYLINPNKGG is encoded by the coding sequence ATGGGTGACGGCAAGACCGGGCTGCAACTGCGCTCGCTGCTGAAGAAGAGCGGCGAACTCGAACTGTCGCTGGTGAATATCCCGACGCCCGAACCGGCCGACGACGAAGTCGTGGTCCGTGTCGAGGCCGCGCCGATCAACCCGTCCGATCTCGGGCTAATGATCGGCCCCGCCGACATGTCGACCGCCAAGGCTTCAGGCACCAGGGACGCTCCCGTCGTGACGGCCAGAATGCCGGACGCGGCTATGAAGATGATGTCGCCGCGGCTCGATGAATCGATGCCGGTCGGCAACGAGGGCGCCGGCGTGGTGATCAAGACCGGATCGTCGGATGCCGCCAAGGCGCTGATGGGCAAGACGGTGGCGATGATCGGCGGCGCCATGTACACGCAGTACCGGGTCCTGAAGGTCAGGGACGTGATGGAGCTGCCGGCCGGCGCTTCGCCTGCCGACGGCGCATCATGGTTTGTCAATCCGCTGACCGCGCTCGGCATCACCGAGACCATGCGGCGCGAAGGTCACAAGGCGCTGGTGCACACCGCCGCCGCATCGAACCTCGGCCAGATGCTCAACAAGATCTGCATCAAGGACGGCATCGGCCTCGTCAACATCGTGCGCAGCAAGGAGCAGGCCGACATCCTGCACAAGATCGGCGCCAAATATGTCGTCGATTCAACCGCGCCGACGTTCATGGACGACCTCACCGGCGCGCTGGTGGAAACCGGCGCAACGATCGCGTTCGACGCCATCGGCGGCGGCAAGCTGGCAGGCCAGATTCTCACCTGCATGGAGATCGCCGCCAACAAGACGGCGAAGGAATACAGCCGCTACGGCTCGAACGTGTACAAGCAGGTCTATATCTATGGCAGCCTCGATAACCGTCCGACCGAATTGAGCCGGGCGTTCGGTTTGACCTGGGGGGTCGGCGGCTGGCTCCTGACGCCGTTCCTGCAGAAGATCGGCCCGGCCGAAATCGGCAGGCTGCGCCAGCGCGTGGCTTCCGAACTCAAGACCACCTTCGCCAGCCATTACACCCAGGTGGTGTCGCTGCAGGAGGCGCTGCAGCTTTCCCACATCGCCATCTATAACAAGCGCTCCACCGGCGAAAAGTACCTGATCAATCCGAACAAGGGCGGTTGA
- a CDS encoding peptidase M15 has translation MNPRRSATVAAAFYPTVVIAGWAVVSLGGIGSTRIEASGAAHVVERLAPSLAANVELAAAPQPAAMGYAAVGKSDVATADEFLARPVSETAALEEPQPVVVAALTDPAEVLPPEIPPAQAPAASTADAPPEDAATTAGRIEIVGECLVAEPCIDQFLWALYQRTPKEDTIKEIEKRKVTVKRKGKLVTVTRSFTRLVDNDFTWKDPKAAERAGMSMMDYVIGGMDRSFKMKLFHALYAAEAAGLQPGITSAFRDDYRQSIASGLKAASDRSYHGGSFRGGYGRGLAADIVSVNGTNRAQRWASTEILWKWVDANGKQFGIGRPYLGRDPPHVGPIDGQEYASRRGGAKTADADVKKRVRQAAHVKPTAAKRPVVARSSKGRTI, from the coding sequence ATGAACCCGCGACGATCGGCAACCGTAGCAGCGGCGTTTTATCCAACCGTCGTCATCGCAGGCTGGGCTGTCGTCAGCCTCGGCGGCATTGGTTCAACTCGTATCGAGGCCTCCGGTGCGGCGCACGTCGTGGAACGGCTTGCGCCGTCTCTGGCCGCCAACGTCGAACTGGCGGCCGCTCCGCAGCCAGCTGCCATGGGCTACGCCGCGGTCGGCAAGTCAGATGTTGCGACAGCCGACGAATTCCTGGCAAGGCCGGTCTCCGAGACGGCAGCTTTGGAAGAACCGCAACCGGTCGTGGTGGCCGCACTGACCGATCCGGCGGAAGTTCTGCCTCCGGAAATCCCGCCCGCGCAGGCGCCCGCCGCAAGCACGGCCGATGCGCCGCCCGAGGACGCCGCGACAACAGCCGGCCGCATTGAAATTGTCGGCGAGTGCCTGGTGGCCGAGCCCTGCATCGACCAGTTCCTCTGGGCGCTCTACCAGCGGACACCCAAGGAAGACACCATCAAGGAGATCGAGAAGCGGAAGGTAACCGTCAAGAGGAAGGGCAAACTGGTGACTGTCACCAGAAGCTTTACCAGACTGGTCGATAACGATTTCACGTGGAAGGATCCCAAAGCGGCGGAGCGAGCCGGCATGTCGATGATGGACTACGTGATCGGCGGCATGGATCGCAGCTTCAAGATGAAGCTGTTTCATGCGCTTTACGCCGCGGAAGCCGCCGGACTGCAACCCGGCATCACCAGCGCGTTCCGCGACGACTATCGTCAATCGATCGCAAGCGGCCTGAAAGCGGCGAGCGACAGGTCGTACCATGGCGGCAGTTTCCGCGGCGGTTATGGCCGCGGGCTTGCGGCCGACATCGTGAGCGTCAACGGCACAAACCGGGCGCAACGCTGGGCTTCGACCGAAATCCTCTGGAAATGGGTCGATGCGAACGGGAAGCAGTTCGGAATCGGCCGACCGTATCTCGGTCGCGATCCCCCGCATGTGGGGCCGATCGACGGCCAGGAATACGCCTCGCGCCGCGGCGGAGCGAAGACCGCGGACGCGGATGTGAAGAAGCGCGTCCGGCAGGCCGCGCACGTCAAACCAACAGCAGCGAAACGGCCGGTCGTCGCAAGATCGTCGAAGGGGCGAACGATCTGA